The Dehalococcoides mccartyi CG5 genome contains the following window.
ACTAACTCACACAGAAACAAATTATTACTGCACAAGGTCAGTTATTTGTTCTTGCGTTTCTCTATTTCCTCTTCGACTTCCTTTGCTCCATCAGCGTAAAAATTCTCTTCGTCAGGGGCAAGTTCCTTTAAGAGTCTGAGAAATTCACCGGCGTGCACCTTTTCTTCATTGGCAATATCCCGGAGTACTTCTATGGCTAGCCTGTTGGTAGTGGATTCGGCTAGTTGCATATAAAGCTGTATCGCTTCATATTCGGCTGCTACCATAAATCTTATCGCCCGTATAAGCTCTTCGTTACTTAGGGGTTGGCCTTTAGCCATTCCGGAAAAGGGTGATCCAAACTCTGGCATTGTATCCTCCTGTGCACAATATTTTTATAACCATCTAATTATAATATATTCTTGTGCTCAATGGGACGGCTCTTTAGATTAAAAGTTGCATAGGCGAATCGCAATTGAATTTGGTTGGCGGGAGTAGCGGGATTACTTTCGGTAAGGGGACGGCAGGTTTTGAAGAATCAGGTTTTAGCTAAATACGGCTATATAGATTTGGTTTCTGCTATATTTCTGGCTTTTTCCAGATCTTCCGGGCGGTTTATATTGAAAAAGCTGCGGTGTTCAGGGTCAAAGCGGTTTATCTCAGCTTCTTCTATATATCTTGTTTTCAGGCAAGCCAGCAGGTCACTTACTGCAAATTTGCCCTCATTTATTAGCCCAAGGGCTTTTTCACCGGCTGATTTGGAGTAGATTGCATGGAGGGGTTCGGGTCTTTGCGCCAGTCTGGGTACTACAGCTTCGTAACCTTCAGCCTGTGCTCTCATGTATTCAAGGAGTGGCCGGTTAATAAAGGGCATGTCACAGGCTATTACCAAATTTAGCGGGGAATTTGACGCCATGAGACCGCTATAAATACCGGCTAGCGGCCCTTTATCCGGCAGGATATCCTGTATTATTTTGATACCGGCAAGCTGCCGGGTTTTGTCATCTGTTTTGCTGTAAGCAGTAACCACCAAAATTTCATCTCCGTAACCGGCAAGGTTGGCTATAGCCCTTTCAAGCAGAGTTTGCGAGTTTAAGGTGGCGGTTACTTTATTGCTGCCCAAACGGGTGCTTTTACCACCTGCCAGTATAATGCAGCTGATATCAACTGTGTCAGCCCTATTTTCAAAATAATGTGTGTGTATATCTGTGTCAGTCTGAGTGTCCTGTATTACAAAAATGTTGTTGGACTTGTCTGGTGCAAAGGCTGCCAGAAACTTTGAAAGCAGAGACTTGCGGACTACAGATATGGTATGAGGTGCCTTTTGGTAAGCTAGACGGGCGTGTTCAGCCAGCCCTTTGCCGGCTATCTCCAAGTGACCTATTTCATCAAGGAATATAACCGTGCAACCGGTTTGGATAGCCTCCTGTATGGCTTTGCCGGCAAAAGAAAGGCCGCTTTGGCAGATAGAGTACTTGCCAACCTTTTCTCCCGTGAATTCAGCCGGGGGGTGGGTAAGGCTGAAAATAGTCTCTGCAGAAGTGCGGATATCGGTAACCTTGTAACCGGTTTTGGTTGTTTCCTGAAACACAGGCCGGCAAATCACACCACCGGTTTTAAAACCGCACTCCTGCAGGTGTTTAGCATATCTTTGGCAATGTGAGCTTTTACCGCTGCCCACCTCTCCGGTGATAATAAGGTTCACCTAAGCTCCCAGATGAAATACTGCCGGAATAACCCAGCACGATACTACCGCAGCTGCTGAAGTTACGTAGTACAGGCGGGGATAGTTAGTTTTGAAATTTGCCAGTTTGGGCATACCGAATTTACCCAGATAGTATCCGGCTGCAAGAGTAATAGTACCGGCCAAGGCAACCGGCAAGCCGGTGCTTACGATGGTGTCTAGCTTGCCGGCCATATCAAGCATAGGCCATTTGCCCAGACCGAATACCGAGGCAATAACGGCATATAATACTATACCCAAAGCCCCTGCCAGAAAACCGGTGGTTATCTGGGCGAAAAGATGCTTTTCCATAGCCTTTTTGAAGATAAAAGCAATAGCCCCGAAGGCAACAGCCTCCATTATAATGGCTATGGCGGGGTTGATTACGTAAGCGGAAAATACCGGTTCGCCGAAAATAAAAGCAGAGAAGGGTTTGAAAGATGCCGCAATAATGCCCAGCAGGGGGACAAGGGCAGGTTTCTTGGTAATGCTCAGGAATATGGCCATTAGGGATATAGCCAGACCGCCCATAACTGCCCCTTGATTGGCAAAATGGATTGCGTGCAGGAAACCGCCAAGCGCCATTTCCAGAAGCCCCCATACAGAACCTATGACTGCCAGGGTCAGGCCTGTAGGGATACGGTTTTTTTCAGGGTTTAAATATGTGTTCACAGCTAGCCTCCTCGTGCTTTGGTTAGGTATTAACTTTTTCCAGTCTGACCTTGGTATCGTAAAAAACGGCACTGCCCCCAACGGTATCAACCAGACAGGTATTTTTCAGGTGCGGGTCTACCCTCATGGCGGCGTTGGCGTTTACACCCTTGGTTCGTTTTGTCTCGCCCGGAATCAACTGGCCGTCAATGGTAATATCCAGTCCGCCGTAGGCAAAGTGGCCGTACCCCAGTGAAAAGGCTATCACTCCGGGGCGGATACCCTGCATAATGCTGAGCTTGGCGTTCATGGGCCACTCCTGGCCATTCCGCAGGTTCCAGACACCCTTCGGATTGCTCTCGGAAACCACCCTGACTATATCTGTCTCAGTCAGCCCCAACCTGTCTGCATCCTGCTGGTTAATAAGGATAGTGTTTTCCGGCAGCAGGGGGTTCAGATAATAGTTGCTGGCGGTGGTGGGGGTGCGTGCAATCTCTCTGTAAGTGATTAAGCTCAGGTCATATCCGTTCTTTTCGTCATTCAGTTCCTGTCCGTAACAGTCACGTCCAGCCGTAATGTAGCAGGCATGACCGGGAATGGACTCACCCGTTTGCGAATTTTTAACTTCGGTGGTTTTTTCCAAAAACACATTGAACAGGCGGCCATATTTGTTGCCCAGCTGCTGATCGGCAGGATAACCCCCTTCATAGTCCTGGAAGCGGCCGCCCCGGTTCAGCATGTATACAACTTTTGGCCAGTTTTCGCCTGCCAAACTGCTCCAGCGTTCAAGGTTATAAATATTATCCGGCATATGGCGTCTGGCTTGGGTAAATATTCGTATTTCTTCTTCGTCTGCATCAGGTACTGCATCAGAGCCGTCAGCTTTTTCCCCGAAGGCCAGATTGGCAGCCATTCTCAGGTAGAGGTCATCAAAGTGGCTAAGGGGTATACCTTGTCCCAGCCCGTCAGGCCCGAATCCCGGCAAACCCATTTCTTCCGCCAGACCCAGCAGCATGGTTTCCATGGACAGGGGCATATCCTGACCGAAAACCTTTACTGTTTCCACCAAAGGGGCAATGGCGGGTTGCCTGACCGGCTGGGATTTGAAGGGAATAGTATTTTGGCTGCCGGCAAATTCCCAGCGTTCCATGTTGGTCAGATCCGGGAAAATGTAATCTGCATACATGGAGGTTTCACTTACGACAATGTCGGTAACAACCAGCAGGGGCAGTTTCTCCGGGTCCGTCAGGAATTCCAGAGCAGTATGCCCGGCTGGGACTACGTAAACAGGTGAACCCATGTGCAGGAAAAGGGCTTTGATAGGGTAGGGATAGGCATCTCCGGCAGAAGGAATAACCTCCTGATAAATATCTTCCGAAAGGGGATACCAGTTTCGCTTAGCCGGGTAACCTGTGCTCTGGTAAAGAGTGGTATCTTCGTAGATATTTCCGTGTCTGACAATGTTTACTCCGGAGGGTGTAAGCGCACCGGGTCTCATTTGTCCCAGATTGAACGGCCCGCCGGCTTTGCCGCCCTTGATATCATAGGCAGAGCCCTTTAGCATGCCGCCCTGCCAGTCATAGTTGCCTATCAGCATATTCAGGTTCCACCAGGCAAGGGAGTTGTAAAAACCGTTGGTATGCTGGCTGACACCCCGGTGGATATCTGCCGCCGCTTTTTTGCCGTGGCTGGTAAATTCACTGGCTATTTCGGCAAGGTCATCTGCCTTTACTCCGCAGATTTCCGCCCATTCCTCTATCGTATGGCTGGAAGCTTCGTCACGGAGTATTTGCAGGCTGCTTTTCACCCGCAAACCGTTTACAGTGGTATCTACCAGAAGCTCACCTTCAACTGCATTTACTTTATCGTTGGGATCAAACCGGGTAAACTGACCCTGTTTCATAACCAGCGGAGTATCAAAGCTGAAATTGCCCTGTTCCAAACCGATATCCGAAGCCCTTAGCAGTCTGGCAGCTCTGCCGGCGGCATCTATCTTCACCAGCCAGCTGGAACCGCTCCAGGTAGGTTCTCCGTCTGCATCAGCGGCGGCTTTGTTGGCATTTGCCAGATATCTGGCGTCATAGCGGCTGTTATCAAATATCCAGCGGATTAAAGCCAGTGCCAGTGCCCCTTCAGTACCGGGTTTGGCCGGAAGCCATTTCCATGCCTTGGAAGCGGCTTTGGAGAAACGCGGGTCAACTACGGCATATTTCATTCGTCCTGTATCCAAGCCTTCACTTATCCGCATGGAGCGGCTGGTCGGGCCAAAGCTGGCCTCAAAGGGGGACGCTCCGGTAAAAATAACAAATTCACTCTTGCCTATGTCGGCCATCCAGTAAAACTTTTCGCCTTCTGAAAATGACCCCGTGCCGGAATCAAACTGGGCACTTAGGGCTTTGGCTGATTGAAAAAGGCTACCCTGGCAGACGGCGGTATGCCCGTGAGCATTTACAGAGCCCATGGCGTCATTTGTAAAACGCTTGATGAAATCTACCCGTCCACCCTGTGTCCGCCCGAACATAAAGCAGAAGCCATTGTTCTTCGTCCCCAGGTCAGGGTGGTTGGGGTCTATAAATTTATCCAGATAATCTTTATGCTTCTCTTTGAAAACCGCAACCAGAGCTGACTTTTTGGTTGCGTCTTTTTCAGCCCAGATAGCGGTTATATCATTCTTGATGGCTTTTGTTATTTCGGGGGAACGCAGTGCCCAGATATCTTTTAAACCTTCAACTGTCCGGTTTTCTTCACCGGGCACGTTTGAAAACAGTTTGCCTCCGTTGGCTATTTCATCTATTGCCTGGGCAAAGGGAATGCTTATCCATTTGTTGGAGCCTCGGGGGCCGTCACGTTTTATTACTTTTACCAGACGGAACGGGTCATATGATGTTTGGGCACCCGAATGCCCTTTGGGGCAGATACTTGCATCAGTGAAGGCAGATGTTGTTACCGGGGTTTTGTAGTCCAGATGGGGCATCATATTCCACGGACTGAACGGGTTTCCGTCTACTTTGGCAATAACGCCGTCAATCAGTTTTACCTTTATACTGCATTGGGTGGCACACTGCTGGCAGGTACTGTAGATAATATCTTCAGCCTTGGATAAAGGGTAATCACTGCTGCCCAGTATCCGTCTGGGTTTTGTACCCAGGTCGCAGCCGGACAGCAGGGCAGTTCCTCCCAGCAGAGCTGAAACCTTTATAAAATTAGCCCGGGTTATGCCGCCTGAGGGGTTCTTTTCTGGTTTTTCTTTATTCATCACCGGTTTCCTCATTTCCAATTCTGACAGGTATCAGTTTCATCATCTTGGCAATAATGTAAAAGGCCAGAATGACGGCGGCAGTAATGCCCGCTGAAAGTGCCCATTCGGGCAGGGTGGGGATATAACTGTCTATGTATCTGCTATCTATGATGGGGCTGGACAAAAAGTCTGCCCCGGCCACTATTTGGGCCGGAATGATAAAGTTCAAACGGGCTACAGCCGCTCCCAGTAGTACCAGCACACCTATGGTAAGACCCCAGGCAGGTTTTTTGGATAAACCAGGTTTGGATAAGACTTTTATCAAAGCACCCAAAGCCACCACAATGCCCAGACCTATCTGAACTATCCAGAATCCATACCAGTATTGACCGAACATTATATAGTTGGCGGCTTCAATAGTCGGCGGGGTGGCGTCATATATGCCTACAAAAAGAACCGAACCTATAATGTACGTAATGGAGAGCAACAGGGCGATGGTGGAGATAGCCATGGTTTTGGCCAGACGCGGGTAACCGGGGCTGGTTTTATCTCCATACAAGGCGACTATTATGCGCGAGAGAGCAAATCCGGCCGACATACCGAAGATGGGGAAGAGTACCGGGAAAAGCCCCACACTCCAGAAGGAGTGGGAGGATTGGGTGCTAAGGGTAAAACCTACCGCACCACTGGCAATGACCGCTACCGGAAAGCCCAGAATCATCAGCCATTTTATTACGGGTTCTTTGCGGAAGGGTAAGCGTTTTTGAGGTATAAATAGAACCAGCAAAATTGCGGCTGTAGCCAGGGCAATAAGGGTATAAATCCAGACGGACCAAGCCAGCACTGAATCAAAGTTAGGGTGTAAAAATACGTTCATAACCCGTTCAGGGCGGCCTTCGTTGATAAGAATATGGATCAGACCTGCACCCAAGCTGGCTAGTGAAGCCAGCATGAATATTTTGCCGGTACCGGCAAAAGTTTTGACTTTAAAAAGCAGATCCAGAGATGCTATAAAAAACATACCGGCTGCGGTACTGGCAAAAAATACATAGAGTGCCATCCACAAGCCCCAAACTACGAAACTGCCCAGTCCGAGCATCTGCTGACCATTGTTGAGGAGCATCAGGAACCCCCAGACTCCGGCAGCAAGGGAAAGGATCAATATACCCAGTGCTATCCTTTTCCAATTCATGGTTTACCTTACTCCTCCCGTTAAAATAAATAATAAACTGAGGGGTCAGTGCCCAACTCTGATTTAAGCTGGATAATGCCCGGATTGGCTATAAGTTCCGAAACCAGACTGTCGGGGTCATTGGAGTCACCGAAGTAGTTTACCCGGCCGATACAGGTGGTAACACAGGCCGGCAACATGCCCTTTTCCAGACGGTGCAGGCAGAAATGGCATTTGCGGGCATTGCCGATAGGCGAATCCCGTTTGGGTGTGCGCGAATGTTCGTTGCCATATTCAAAATTGGAGGCGCTTTGCCAGACTCCGCCTTGCTCATAACCCAGCACCAGGCCGGAATCTTCAGGTTCGTCTTCCAGATAGTTGTCACCGTAATCCATAGTTCGGGCGGTATAGGGACAGGCTACGATGCAAAAACGGCAGCCTATACAGCGCTGGTAGTCAATAACCACTGTCCCGTCTGCCTGTTTAAAGGTAGCACCCACCGGGCAGACTTGGGTACAAGGGGGATTGTCACAGTGCATACAGGGACGGGGAGTGAAGCGTCTGGAAACGTTTGGGTACTGGCCTATTTCCTCGTCCATAACGAAACGGTATATTACCCCCGGAGGGAGCTTGTTTTCTGAAACACAGGCTTCGGTGCAGGCATGGCAGCCGACACACTTCCGCAGGTTGATTACCATAGCCCAGTGGCGTTCTGCGGCCGGTTTTTGCATTGCCCGGCGAAGTTCTGCCTGCATGCGGATTAACGGGTCTTCCTTGGTAGAGTTGGGGATAAAGGCTGTTTCTTCAGGAGGGAAGCTTACTGTAGAGGGTGGTGCCACAGCTGCCGAAAAATTTTGAGTGCGTTCGTCCAGCTTGGTTATTGCCGCTAGTCCCAGCACGCCGCCGGAACTTTTTATAAAATCCCTGCGTGTGGGCGGGTGGGTTGACCGGGTGGTTCCTTTTTTGCCTTTATCTGTCATCGCTTACTCCTGCCCTAGTTTATACTTATCTTACAAGATATCTTGTTAAGTTTGGCTGCTCTGGAGATTAGGGTTGATAGATATTGTGAGGCGTGTATTAAATTACTGGCGCAAAGAGTACTAGTCCTAAGGTACTAGTACCACCTGTTAGAGTATAATAAGATATAACCTTGTTGTCAATTTATTCGGGTATACTTTTGCTGTCATAAATAATAGGGCACAGTTTTTCAGGATGTATTTGGTATGACAGTGGGTGAAATACGTTTGGCGTTTGCCAAATTTGCTCGCGTTGACGCTCCTTTTATATTGGTATAATATTACTAATGGGCATATGCTCATAATAACAAAGCAATCTTTAGACTGCAAATTGAAGTTTTATTAGCGGGGGTGGTTCCTCTAAGAAAGCGAGTAAGCTTGGTTAGCGAATTTGGCAGTGTTAATGTATGGTTTAAATAAAATATGCAGGGGAATGTATAAATTATGTCTATTGAGCCTGAAATAAGGGAAACTCTGGGTAAAATAAATGTAGCCGCCAGCGGACGCACACTGGCAAACCTTAATCTTTTACGGGATATTGAGGTTAAGCCCGATAAAATAAAAATAAGTGTAGCCGGAGCCGGTTTATCAGCAAGCAGCCAGCAAATTTTGCGGCAGGATATAAGCCTGTGTCTAAAGCCGCTGCTTAATAAACAAACGCTGGAGATTGAATATATTTCCGTGCCCTTAAATGAACTCAACCATGTTAAGAAAGTAGTAGCCGTTATGAGCGGCAAGGGCGGTGTAGGCAAATCACTTATAACCGGTCTGTGTGCAGTGGCCTTAAACCGGCAAGGATACAGGGTGGGTATACTAGATGCTGACATAACCGGTTCCAGCATACCCAAAATGTTTGGTGCAAACCAGCACCTTGCGGGAAATGAGGAAGCTATTTTGCCGGCTCAATCCCGTGCGGGTATTTCTCTGGTTTCTACCAATTTGTTATTAACCAATCAGGATGACGCTGTTATCTGGCGCGGGCCTCTTATTTCCAAGATGATTAACCAGTTCTGGGATGATGTGCTCTGGGGCGAGCTGGATTATATGGTAGTTGATTTGCCTCCCGGAACCAGTGATGCATCCCTGACGGTATTACAGTCGCTTCCTATTTCGGGTATTCTGGTGGTATTTACTCCGCAAGGTTTGGTGGAGATGGTAGCCCGAAAGGCTGTCAGTATGGCGGAGAAAATGGGGAAACCCATTATCGGTTTAGTGGAGAATATGGCTTACCTGAAAGTCCCCGAACTGGATAAAAAGATTGAAGTCTTCGGAACAGGGCATGGGGAGGAACTGGCAAAGTCAATAGGCGTGCCTTTTATAGGGCAAATGCCTTTGGATCCAGCTCTGGCGGCTTTGTGTGACAGCGGGGATATTGAAAAATACCAGCACCCTCTGCTGGATGAATTGGAAGGAGCTATATCCCGGTCATAATATATATGCAAAAGGGGCAGACCGTGAGGTCTGCCCCCTATACTTTGAATTCAGGCACTATGGACGGCCAAGAGCGGGTTTAAACTATAGCTTGGGAGTTTGAAATATATTTCAAACCTATAGGAAGAGTATTACCCCCAGTATGGCCAGTTCCAGGGCTATGGCATAAACGGCTACCACGGCCCAGTTTTTCTGCTGGACAAAGTAACCGGGGCTGTTTACGGCTGAATAGATGAACATGCCGGTTGCCAGCAGATAGATACTTTCCCCCCAGCTCTGCTCAGACAGCAAACCTGTGCCAGCCAGAATAAGCATAAGGGCGGTGGCAAATTCGGCAGCCGAGCGGAGTGTAAGCTCGTAAGTACCCCATCTGACCTTGTAACCCTTGTTGGGGTCTTGGATTGCCCGCCGGTTAAGGTTTTCCCTCCACTGAAAAATAACCAGCACCCCGGCAATTATGGAAAATATAGCTGCAAAGCTCATTTGACCCTCCCTGCGTGTTGGGTAGCTCAGGGGGTGCGAAAGAAGATTCCCTGTATTTAAATTATAGCATGTGCAGGCCGTTCGGATAATATAAAAAGGGGGGAATAACCCCCCTCAATTAAATACAGTATCTATTATATGATTATCAGGCTTCTTTATAGGCCACCCAGAGAGTGCCGGGTCCGCCGTGAGTGCCTAGGACCGCGCCCAGCTGGGCAATGATGGTTTGGTCTTTGGGGAAAATATCACTAAGCATCTCAGCCAGTTTATGGGCGGTTTCCGGAGTGGTGGAATGGATTACGCTCATATCTACGATATTTTTCCCTGTTTTGGCAAATTCCACCAAGCGTTCCAGACCTTTGCCGGTATTGCGAACCCGCCCGCAGGGCTGGTATTCTCCGTCTGCCACTGTCAGAACAGGTTTAACACCCAGCAGGGAGCCCATCAGGATTTTGGCTTTGCCCAGCCGTCCGCCTACCTGAACGTAACGCAGGGTATCAAAAAATCCCATCAGTTTTATCTTGGGGATATTGTTTTTGCAGTCTTCCACAACCTCACCCAGTTTTTTGCCTGAACGGGAGGCAATGGCGGCGGCCTTTATAACAAGCCCCATGCCCATGGAAAGCAGGCGGGAATCTATAACCTCTATCGGGCAGCTTACCCCTGAGATTTTGGCACCCTCCATCGCAGACTGGTAAGTGCCGCTGAATTTGGAAGAAATGTGTATGGATACAATGCCGGTGGCGTTATCTTTGGCCAGTTCGCGGTAAACGTTGGCAAAATCTTCGGGGCTGGGCTGGGAAGTTTTGGGGTGAATACCGCCGTGGGCCAGCCGGTCAAAGAAAGTTTCCTTGTTTATATCCACTCCGTCACGGAATACTTCGTTTCCAAAATGGACATACAGAGGTACAACCGTAATACCCAGATTTTTTACTATATCAGCCGGTAAATCAGCTGTGCTGTCAGTTACTATTTTGATAGTCATCAGGACCT
Protein-coding sequences here:
- a CDS encoding DegV family protein, encoding MTIKIVTDSTADLPADIVKNLGITVVPLYVHFGNEVFRDGVDINKETFFDRLAHGGIHPKTSQPSPEDFANVYRELAKDNATGIVSIHISSKFSGTYQSAMEGAKISGVSCPIEVIDSRLLSMGMGLVIKAAAIASRSGKKLGEVVEDCKNNIPKIKLMGFFDTLRYVQVGGRLGKAKILMGSLLGVKPVLTVADGEYQPCGRVRNTGKGLERLVEFAKTGKNIVDMSVIHSTTPETAHKLAEMLSDIFPKDQTIIAQLGAVLGTHGGPGTLWVAYKEA
- a CDS encoding NTP transferase domain-containing protein, producing MNLIITGEVGSGKSSHCQRYAKHLQECGFKTGGVICRPVFQETTKTGYKVTDIRTSAETIFSLTHPPAEFTGEKVGKYSICQSGLSFAGKAIQEAIQTGCTVIFLDEIGHLEIAGKGLAEHARLAYQKAPHTISVVRKSLLSKFLAAFAPDKSNNIFVIQDTQTDTDIHTHYFENRADTVDISCIILAGGKSTRLGSNKVTATLNSQTLLERAIANLAGYGDEILVVTAYSKTDDKTRQLAGIKIIQDILPDKGPLAGIYSGLMASNSPLNLVIACDMPFINRPLLEYMRAQAEGYEAVVPRLAQRPEPLHAIYSKSAGEKALGLINEGKFAVSDLLACLKTRYIEEAEINRFDPEHRSFFNINRPEDLEKARNIAETKSI
- the nrfD gene encoding NrfD/PsrC family molybdoenzyme membrane anchor subunit codes for the protein MNWKRIALGILILSLAAGVWGFLMLLNNGQQMLGLGSFVVWGLWMALYVFFASTAAGMFFIASLDLLFKVKTFAGTGKIFMLASLASLGAGLIHILINEGRPERVMNVFLHPNFDSVLAWSVWIYTLIALATAAILLVLFIPQKRLPFRKEPVIKWLMILGFPVAVIASGAVGFTLSTQSSHSFWSVGLFPVLFPIFGMSAGFALSRIIVALYGDKTSPGYPRLAKTMAISTIALLLSITYIIGSVLFVGIYDATPPTIEAANYIMFGQYWYGFWIVQIGLGIVVALGALIKVLSKPGLSKKPAWGLTIGVLVLLGAAVARLNFIIPAQIVAGADFLSSPIIDSRYIDSYIPTLPEWALSAGITAAVILAFYIIAKMMKLIPVRIGNEETGDE
- a CDS encoding ferritin family protein, coding for MPEFGSPFSGMAKGQPLSNEELIRAIRFMVAAEYEAIQLYMQLAESTTNRLAIEVLRDIANEEKVHAGEFLRLLKELAPDEENFYADGAKEVEEEIEKRKNK
- a CDS encoding Mrp/NBP35 family ATP-binding protein codes for the protein MSIEPEIRETLGKINVAASGRTLANLNLLRDIEVKPDKIKISVAGAGLSASSQQILRQDISLCLKPLLNKQTLEIEYISVPLNELNHVKKVVAVMSGKGGVGKSLITGLCAVALNRQGYRVGILDADITGSSIPKMFGANQHLAGNEEAILPAQSRAGISLVSTNLLLTNQDDAVIWRGPLISKMINQFWDDVLWGELDYMVVDLPPGTSDASLTVLQSLPISGILVVFTPQGLVEMVARKAVSMAEKMGKPIIGLVENMAYLKVPELDKKIEVFGTGHGEELAKSIGVPFIGQMPLDPALAALCDSGDIEKYQHPLLDELEGAISRS
- a CDS encoding molybdopterin-dependent oxidoreductase; translation: MNKEKPEKNPSGGITRANFIKVSALLGGTALLSGCDLGTKPRRILGSSDYPLSKAEDIIYSTCQQCATQCSIKVKLIDGVIAKVDGNPFSPWNMMPHLDYKTPVTTSAFTDASICPKGHSGAQTSYDPFRLVKVIKRDGPRGSNKWISIPFAQAIDEIANGGKLFSNVPGEENRTVEGLKDIWALRSPEITKAIKNDITAIWAEKDATKKSALVAVFKEKHKDYLDKFIDPNHPDLGTKNNGFCFMFGRTQGGRVDFIKRFTNDAMGSVNAHGHTAVCQGSLFQSAKALSAQFDSGTGSFSEGEKFYWMADIGKSEFVIFTGASPFEASFGPTSRSMRISEGLDTGRMKYAVVDPRFSKAASKAWKWLPAKPGTEGALALALIRWIFDNSRYDARYLANANKAAADADGEPTWSGSSWLVKIDAAGRAARLLRASDIGLEQGNFSFDTPLVMKQGQFTRFDPNDKVNAVEGELLVDTTVNGLRVKSSLQILRDEASSHTIEEWAEICGVKADDLAEIASEFTSHGKKAAADIHRGVSQHTNGFYNSLAWWNLNMLIGNYDWQGGMLKGSAYDIKGGKAGGPFNLGQMRPGALTPSGVNIVRHGNIYEDTTLYQSTGYPAKRNWYPLSEDIYQEVIPSAGDAYPYPIKALFLHMGSPVYVVPAGHTALEFLTDPEKLPLLVVTDIVVSETSMYADYIFPDLTNMERWEFAGSQNTIPFKSQPVRQPAIAPLVETVKVFGQDMPLSMETMLLGLAEEMGLPGFGPDGLGQGIPLSHFDDLYLRMAANLAFGEKADGSDAVPDADEEEIRIFTQARRHMPDNIYNLERWSSLAGENWPKVVYMLNRGGRFQDYEGGYPADQQLGNKYGRLFNVFLEKTTEVKNSQTGESIPGHACYITAGRDCYGQELNDEKNGYDLSLITYREIARTPTTASNYYLNPLLPENTILINQQDADRLGLTETDIVRVVSESNPKGVWNLRNGQEWPMNAKLSIMQGIRPGVIAFSLGYGHFAYGGLDITIDGQLIPGETKRTKGVNANAAMRVDPHLKNTCLVDTVGGSAVFYDTKVRLEKVNT
- a CDS encoding 4Fe-4S dicluster domain-containing protein — encoded protein: MTDKGKKGTTRSTHPPTRRDFIKSSGGVLGLAAITKLDERTQNFSAAVAPPSTVSFPPEETAFIPNSTKEDPLIRMQAELRRAMQKPAAERHWAMVINLRKCVGCHACTEACVSENKLPPGVIYRFVMDEEIGQYPNVSRRFTPRPCMHCDNPPCTQVCPVGATFKQADGTVVIDYQRCIGCRFCIVACPYTARTMDYGDNYLEDEPEDSGLVLGYEQGGVWQSASNFEYGNEHSRTPKRDSPIGNARKCHFCLHRLEKGMLPACVTTCIGRVNYFGDSNDPDSLVSELIANPGIIQLKSELGTDPSVYYLF